Below is a genomic region from Parus major isolate Abel chromosome 19, Parus_major1.1, whole genome shotgun sequence.
AACCTGATATACCACCTCAATGAGCATAAATCAtaaaccttttatttctgttctaaGTCTATCACtgctggcttttttcctttcttccttccttccttccctgaaaTCTTAGCAAACAAATTGCCtttcaggagctgcttctctgcagcactcagctgcCAGATGGCTCCAGTAATCCCTGTGCAGGCTCCAGatcctggggctctgctgaTCCCTCCgtggctgggagctgaggaaTTACACTGGGCAGCAccaccccagagcaggagctgatccTGCAGGAAACTCACCTGCTGCTTCGTGCTCTTGTTGGGTTTGACAGAGTAGTGAATGTCCTTCATGGCCCTTTCGATCAGGATCACCGTGTAGGGCCGCTTTGTCTCGGGGTTCACACACTTGTCAGCCACGATGGTGGCGATGTCCCGGAacatctgctccagctgggtgTGCCGCTCCTTGTCTgacacctgcagctccccttTGGATAAAATCTGTAAAACACAGGTTGGGTAATGAACACTGTGCATTTGAAGAGTAACTTTGTTAAGTTTGACTGCTGCTTGATAGGTTGGGTGAGATCTGAAATGCAGCAAACAATAACCAAATTAATAATGTCAATCATTACAACAGCATTGGAAAGGCTTCAGACAAAAATCTCACCACAGAAACACGGGAGAgggatgtccctcctggctgccatgGCAATGCTGACTCAAGAGATTTACTGAAATCTCATCACCCACAGCAAGCTCACAGTTCATATCCCATGAGTAAGGACTAAGAAATGAGATCTGTCACTAACACCTAAGTGAACTCTCCAAAGTTAAACAGCTGTCCCCTGGTTTCTCTGCATTCTTAATAACTTATCTTTTGTGAGAAACTCTTCACTGTGGCTGGCTGTGTCCAGACACATTGGTGCATGCAAGTTGTGTCTTAGACAGAATTCTTTCCAGCCACATGCATATGCCAAATTTAAAACTATAAAACACAGCTACTGCTCCTTTTTACCCGTTTCTTAAATAACCCTTTCACCTATAGCAGCATTCTACAAACACCCTTCAGTAGAAACTGACCTAACTGCATGACTAGATCTTCTCACATGTTTTATAAAGCAAATTGTGTGAAACTTACCATCTTACAGATTTCTGTTTGGTCATCTGTCCCAAATGCTTTAACCAGATCTTCCTTCTTCGCCACCTGGCCTTTGGAGACATTGACAAACactgtgtgtgtctgcagaACCTCATCGAGATCTTTCTCCCTAGAATTAGAGATAAATGtaaaaaactcagaaaaatcccagaatgggcagggacaccttccactgtcccagggtgctccaaaccccaatgtccagcctggccttgggcactgccagggatccagggagaaccacagctgctctggacacctgTGCcagcctcacagggaacaattccttctcGATATTCCATctatccctgtcctctggcagtttGAAACCACTGCCCCTTGTCATGGCACTCCATGCCTTGTCCAAGGTCCCTCTCCAGCAAAGCAGCAATGCCAGGAGCACAGCTGTGTTCAGCGAGGAGAACAaacagctcccactgccccagctgggctgaaccagcacagctggaaccttccaggacagagctggaactgtccaggacagagctggagccttccaggacagagctggaaccgtccaggacagagctggaaccttccaggacagagctggaaccgtccaggacagagctggaaCCTTCCAGGACNNNNNNNNNNNNNNNNNNNNNNNNNNNNNNNNNNNNNNNNNNNNNNNNNNNNNNNNNNNNNNNNNNNNNNNNNNNNNNNNNNNNNNNNNNNNNNNNNNNNNNNNNNNNNNNNNNNNNNNNNNNNNNNNNNNNNNNNNNNNNNNNNNNNNNNNNNNNNNNNNNNNNNNNNNNNNNNNNNNNNNNNNNNNNNNNNNNNNNNNNNNNNNNNNNNNNNNNNNNNNNNNNNNNNNNNNNNNNNNNNNNNNNNNNNNNNNNNNNNNNNNNNNNNNNNNNNNNNNNNNNNNNNNNNNNNNNNNNNNNNNNNNNNNNNNNNNNNNNNNNNNNNNNNNNNNNNNNNNNNNNNNNNNNNNNNNNNNNNNNNNNNNNNNNNNNNNNNNNNNNNNNNNNNNNNNNNNNNNNNNNNNNNNNNNNNNNNNNNNNNNNNNNNNNNNNNNNNNNNNNNNNNNNNNNNNNNNNNNNNNNNNNNNNNNNNNNNNNNNNNNNNNNNNNNNNNNNNNNNNNNNNNNNNNNNNNNNNNNNNNNNNNNNNNNNNNNNNNNNNNNNNNNNNNNNNNNNNNNNNNNNNNNNNNNNNNNNNNNNNNNNNNNNNNNNNNNNNNNNNNNNNNNNNNNNNNNNNNNNNNNNNNNNNNNNNNNNNNNNNNNNNNNNNNNNNNNNNNNNNNNNNNNNNNNNNNNNNNNNNNNNNNNNNNNNNNNNNNNNNNNNNNNNNNNNNNNNNNNNNNNNNNNNNNNNNNNNNNNNNNNNNNNNNNNNNNNNNNNNNNNNNNNNNNNNNNNNNNNNNNNNNNNNNNNNNNNNNNNNNNNNNNNNNNNNNNNNNNNNNNNNNNNNNNNNN
It encodes:
- the SBDS gene encoding ribosome maturation protein SBDS, which gives rise to MEYREGIVPWQCPRPGWTLGFGAPWDSGRCPCPFWDFSEFFTFISNSREKDLDEVLQTHTVFVNVSKGQVAKKEDLVKAFGTDDQTEICKMILSKGELQVSDKERHTQLEQMFRDIATIVADKCVNPETKRPYTVILIERAMKDIHYSVKPNKSTKQQALEVIRQLKETMQIERAHMRLRFILPAKEGKKLKEKLKPLIKVTESEDFQEQLEIVCLIDPGCFREIDELIRSETKGKGSLEVLSLKDVEEGDEKLE